Genomic DNA from Deltaproteobacteria bacterium:
ACTCAGAAATGGGCTCCTGCAGCACCATTGGCAACGCCGGTCTTAGCTTGTCGGGGCCGTGCCGCCAAGCATAGCACTGTCTCGTTTCTGCCTCCACGCTCCGCGCCGCGCGCTGTGGAGGACTCAGAATGACACGATTTGGCGCCTGGAGTGTAACGTGTACGAAGGTTCTCAGGTCTGATTGAGCATCTCGTTTGCCAGAACGTGGATATGCGCCCGAGTCCTCGCAGACCAAATCGGGGAAGGGCAGTCAGGCCTTTTTCGCGAGCCCTCGGTGGTGGACTCGCCGTGCTTTGCTCTCGTTTGGCGCTCTTGATCGCTACTTTGTAAGGAAACGGAGGATGCGCGCATTGATCACTGTTGGTTTCTCGACCAGGAAGAAATGCCCGACTCCTTCGACACGTTCCAGCTCCGATCCTGGCCCGAGGTAGTGGCGCACCTGCTGCATAGTGTCCGTATCGAGAGCGATACAACCGTCAGTGGTTCCATGAATGTACAACACTGACTGTGATACGGGTTGGCCCCAGATTGCTGCCTGTTCTGCCATCCCTTCGGGGAGGCCAAAACGTGCGGGATTGAACAGCGCGCGATAGTAGCCCATTGCTGCCTTGAGGTTGGCAGGATTGCGGAGGCACTCCTTTAGCTTGCCGAGATCATACGTGGCATCATACCCAGGCGACCAATCGCCCCACAGTCCGTCGATAAAAGCCAGGTCGTTGGCTGGTACGATATGGTCGGAGATGGCCATTTGAAAGAACCAAAAATAAAAGGACCGCTTGATTTGCTCGTAGCGAAAGGCCACTTGGCCGAAAATATTCAATGGTG
This window encodes:
- a CDS encoding alpha/beta hydrolase, translating into MQTLKTGTVHANGLRFHFLEQGEGPLALCMHGFPDSAWTYRYLLPALATAGYRAVAPFIRGYAPTDVPADNCYDTNALRIDVNALHAALGGGSDAVLIAHDWSAVAAYGALAAEPQRWRRAVIGNVPPLNIFGQVAFRYEQIKRSFYFWFFQMAISDHIVPANDLAFIDGLWGDWSPGYDATYDLGKLKECLRNPANLKAAMGYYRALFNPARFGLPEGMAEQAAIWGQPVSQSVLYIHGTTDGCIALDTDTMQQVRHYLGPGSELERVEGVGHFFLVEKPTVINARILRFLTK